The sequence below is a genomic window from Pseudomonadota bacterium.
CTGCCAACCTTGGCAATCACCGCATATTTCTCCAGCAACGCGGCGAACTGCGGCCAGTACGACCGCCCCGCCTCACGCATGGCCTGAATCATGGACGGCAGATCATCAAGCAACAACAGTAACTGATCCGCGACAAAAACCCCGGCAAACCAGATAAACAAGGTCAGGGGCAGCAGCGCGGCAATAAAAAACAAAACCAGCGCCGCAGTCTGGGAGCCGCGACAAATCCTGATCAGAAGGTTGTAACAAGGACGCAACAGCATCGTCAGCACGCCCGCGACCACCGGCGGCAGCAGCACCTTGCTGAAAGTTCCGACAAACATTGCCAGCCCCCAGATGATTGCGCTGAAAAACAGCAGCAAGACCAGCGCCGCTCCCAGCGTCAGGGCCGCGGCCACGGTCGCGCGCTGGCGGGAACTGAGTTCAAGCTTTTCAAGCATCCTGCCTCCTGACCGGTTTTCTAACCGGTCCGAAAAATGCGGCCGTGCGTTTACCGACGCTTCGCCGCCGGCCCATTTCACTGCACATCCGGCAACCACCTTATCGAGCTAATCGTCGTGCCCACGATCCTAATCACATACATCTTGGGCTTGGCATATTGACGGCAGACATAGAGCCATTCTTCGGCCTTGACACAAGCATCGCCAATCTGGGCCACCCCCACAAACTCCCGGCTCTCGGGCTTGCCGAAGCGAGCAATCAAAAGATACTGGCTATCACCCGCATGAATGATTTTCGGGCCACAAATCATGGCCCCACCGGCAGCAAATGAAGTGCCGACAAGGGATCGGAACTTGATATCCTGGCGTAATGACGGCGCGTCGCCACCGAGAAGTAAGCTAATGGTCAACAGGGCTAATAATAATTTACGCATCATTGGCATCCATGACATCATTAACGCCAAAACTCAACTCGATTGCCTTCGGGATCATGCACATGAATTACCCGAGCGCCCCAAGGATGATCTTTTACCGCCGGCTCCTTTAATCCCATGCGGACTAGGTTTAAGCGAGCAATCTGAATATCGTCTACTTCAAAAGTGATAGTGACCCCCTTGCCGCCATTGCTTTCAATCGAGGTTCGGGATGCATCCGCAAGACTCAGACATGAAGTATCACCGAGTCTGAATTCAACAAACCAATCCAGAGAGGTTATGACCGGCAGGTTCAGCAAGGAATGATAAAAAGAGACCGTCTCCTTCCATTTTTTACAGTACAAAATCATATTCCAGGATTTTATCTTTATCATTTGCGTTCTATTTTCTCGCCTTTCCCGAAACATCCTCCATGGAGATTCTGAAGACTTTCGTCTTATCGCTGGAGCTCTCGATATATCTCCGGCCTTCGGCAATAAAGTCTTCGGAATATTTGCGGATAAGCCCTGCAAGAGCTCCTTGTTTCTCTTCTCCGAAGACTTCGGATGCAAGCCCCTGAACGATACAGCTCTCGTATCTGGTCGCAAATTTATCCGGAAGCACCTCGGTCTGGCCCACCACACAAAAGGAGACTCGGGAATCATTACGAATATGGTCGATCTTCTTTCCCTCAAGGGCGCAGTGGAAGTAGAGACATTCGTTAACCAGACAATAATTTATCGGGATACCGTAGGGCCCCTGAGCCGAAGAGACGGTGCTTAACACACCATATTCGCCTTGATCGAGAATCGCCAAGGCTTCGACAGTGGTTATCTTTCGATCTTTTCTTCGCATCGCCTTGCCTTTCCGCCTGACGCTCAGGTTAACCGCCGAGGCGCTCAAGCAGAACCCGGAGGCTTCCCGCAGCCGCCTGACCCGGCTGATTAATTAAAACCTGTTTTTTCAGTTATTTCTCTTCGCCCCTGAAGCTTTTCTGGAGCTCTCAATAAACTGCGCCCACACGTCATTGGGCTGCCAGACGCGGGCGATGAGCGCCTTGGCCTGCGTCAGCGACCAACCGAGCCGCGCTTGGCCATACAGGGAAACGAAGCTCGACACCCGCTTGTTAGCCGCACAGTGAACGAACATCTCCTTGCCTCTGATGGCATCCATGACCCCAAAAAAGCGCTGGAGATCCTCCAGCTGAGGCGC
It includes:
- a CDS encoding DUF2845 domain-containing protein, translated to MALMMSWMPMMRKLLLALLTISLLLGGDAPSLRQDIKFRSLVGTSFAAGGAMICGPKIIHAGDSQYLLIARFGKPESREFVGVAQIGDACVKAEEWLYVCRQYAKPKMYVIRIVGTTISSIRWLPDVQ
- a CDS encoding VOC family protein; translated protein: MIKIKSWNMILYCKKWKETVSFYHSLLNLPVITSLDWFVEFRLGDTSCLSLADASRTSIESNGGKGVTITFEVDDIQIARLNLVRMGLKEPAVKDHPWGARVIHVHDPEGNRVEFWR
- a CDS encoding pyridoxamine 5'-phosphate oxidase family protein; translated protein: MRRKDRKITTVEALAILDQGEYGVLSTVSSAQGPYGIPINYCLVNECLYFHCALEGKKIDHIRNDSRVSFCVVGQTEVLPDKFATRYESCIVQGLASEVFGEEKQGALAGLIRKYSEDFIAEGRRYIESSSDKTKVFRISMEDVSGKARK